In one Silene latifolia isolate original U9 population chromosome 10, ASM4854445v1, whole genome shotgun sequence genomic region, the following are encoded:
- the LOC141608588 gene encoding putative F-box protein At1g32420: MENIHPHTSKKEQVIGQRSYLSDDLIFQEILTRLPVKSILRFKSISKQWYSTLSSSNFVNAHLIKSPFSHPSAPVNTLFIMDLMNFYVFSYDDDQLSGNLEDNLVKLDPRFSVENDDGLQLTGSCNGLVCLTSLTRNYFILWNPATREFHKYASDEYLKRFNKATTYFTTSGFGYVSSVDDYKFIGILTIRQGNVQTTIGCIFSLRENRWRNIDLGHNPYFLFGQGVLVSEKLYWRAYSNQAGGLLIIFDLAVERFDMIKVERNMSDFLGVMGGCLGECKYNKGDKLIHILEPPAVVKSIGIPNGLTLEVFSQIIGFTKTDKYFVTLPFNYKGTIIFPSRILGTVDTRARPMQYRIILEFNEYIEIARYVPSLVMPFRIEEPSEDRCNNYFPAP; encoded by the coding sequence ATGGAAAACATACACCCGCATACTTCTAAGAAGGAACAAGTGATTGGGCAACGAAGTTACCTCTCTGACGATTTGATATTTCAAGAAATTCTTACTAGATTACCcgtcaaatcgattcttcgatttaagtcaatttcgaaacaatGGTATTCTACTCTTTCTTCTTCCAATTTCGTCAATGCTCACCTTATTAAATCCCCCTTTTCTCACCCTTCAGCTCCTGTTAACACCTTGTTTATTATGGATCTTATGAATTTTTACGTTTTTTCTTACGATGATGATCAACTTTCTGGCAATCTTGAAGATAATTTGGTTAAACTCGACCCGAGGTTTTCGGTTGAAAACGATGATGGTCTTCAACTTACAGGATCCTGCAATGGGTTGGTTTGCTTAACCTCACTTACTcgtaattactttattttatggAATCCGGCTACCCGTGAGTTTCACAAGTATGCTTCAGATGAGTATTTAAAGCGTTTTAATAAAGCCACTACCTATTTCACAACTTCTGGATTTGGGTATGTATCATCTGTTGACGACTACAAATTTATTGGAATTTTGACAATACGTCAAGGGAACGTACAAACTACTATTGGTTGTATCTTCTCTTTGAGGGAAAATAGGTGGAGAAATATTGACTTAGGTCATAACCCTTATTTTCTTTTTGGACAAGGAGTGCTTGTTAGTGAAAAACTATATTGGCGTGCATATAGTAACCAAGCTGGTGGTTTACTAATTATTTTTGATTTAGCGGTTGAGAGGTTTGACATGATTAAGGTCGAACGGAATATGTCGGACTTCTTAGGAGTCATGGGAGGGTGTTTGGGCGAGTGCAAGTATAACAAAGGCGACAAGTTAATACATATATTGGAACCTCCTGCAGTGGTGAAATCTATAGGTATACCAAATGGGTTGACATTAGAAGTATTCTCTCAAATAATCGGATTTACGAAGACTGACAAGTATTTTGTGACTTTGCCATTCAATTACAAGGGAACGATAATATTCCCAAGTAGAATTTTGGGGACAGTTGACACGCGTGCTAGACCTATGCAATATAGAATAATTTTAGAGTTTAATGAGTACATTGAGATTGCAAGATATGTTCCAAGCCTTGTTATGCCATTTCGAATAGAGGAGCCGTCGGAGGATAGATGCAATAATTATTTCCCTGCTCCTTGA